The region CAGCTGAATGCTTCACTCTCTGAGCCAAGAACGTTCCAGCAGGTCTGAGACCTCTGGAATGAGGCACAAGGACTAAGTCAGAGGGCACTGCTCTACCATCTCACAAACCCAATGCCCACAGAACACTGACCAGGACCAGGATACGGACAAGCAGGCACCTGGGAACCAGCAGAGGGAGGAGCCCAACCACCCAGAAGGACCACACCAGAGCCTCGCTCCTTACTGCAGTGCCTCTCGGAAGAACTGATAGGCGCCATGATTGTGTTTAAATACAGTTAGCATCACCTTCTTCATCTGTGTGCTGGAAGAAAGCAGAGTGAGCACCTTATGGAAACACAGTCAGGGAGCTAGATGGATAGCTCAGCACTACAGAacccctctgctcttccagaggatgagaGCTCAGCTCCTAGTTGTAGAGTAACTCACCATCTAGGCTTCCCACcatccttctggcctctgcaggcactacagTCACatggcgcatgcacacacacacacacatgcgcgtgcgcggTTTGGAGACAAGTCTCGGGGTTCAGGGCTCAAGAACACTAACACTGACATGATGGTGCGCAGGCCTCTGTAACcctagttccaaggaatctgacacctctTCAGGTCTCCGAAAACACCAAGCACAACATAGTACATAGATACACACGCGTGGGAAACGCCCAtatactcaaaacaaaacaaaaccaaagaaaacaacaaaaaacacctcaaaaataaaaagcaagttggaCACAGTTTCTCATGTCTATAAGATCACCCAGGGCtagagtaagaccctgcctcaagaagcAAAAATATATCAATAGacccgggtggtggtggtgcatgcctttaatcccagcacttgggaggcagaggcaggcagatctctgtgagttcaaggccagcctggtctacaaggtgagtccaggacagccagggctacacagagaatctctgtcttagaaaaaaaaagtaaacaaaaaagttaacaaggtgacacacacctttaatcccagcactcgagaggcagatgcaggtggatctctgtgagttggaggacagcctggtctaccaagtgagttccaggatagccagggctacacagagaaaccctgtcttgaaaagccaaaaaagaaaaaagaaaaaagaaaaaagagtgaacagAGATGAAGGTCGGGACCCCCCTTTCTCCTACTTCCATGCTGCCTCAAAAGGAGTCCTCTAGTCTCTCCTCCAACCTGCAGAAGTTGTGGGCACCTTGGCACTGACTCCCTCCTCAGGGATTTGTCTCACTTGCCCTCTAGCTTGGAGCCATAGCAAAGCAGGGTCATCTTCCTGACAGGGTCTAGATGCCTTTCTCCTTCAAGGAAGCTGCCTCATTGGTGCAGCTCTACCACCCAGCAGAGCAGCAGTGCTTACCTGTTGGCCATGAGCTGCAGGATCTGAATGAGGAACTTCCCTAGGCCTTTCCGCCGGACCTTGCTTTCCAACTGCACCTCATAGCTAACAAAGAAAGCAGAGGAGTGAGTGCCCAGGCCCCCAGGAGGAGCCTGCAGCCCGGGCAGCTCTCAGGCTGAGAGGCCCATGGGCTCTGCCCCTTGGTCTCCTCCCCCTCTATCCCACATGAAGCCTCAGTTCCTACCAGTAAAGGACTTCATCCCCGCACTCCACATCAAACCGGAAGTGAGAAAAGGCAACTGGGATGGAACTGTTTTCCCAAGCAATGAGGTACCAGGCTCGGTCATCAGTCATTTCCTCCCGTTTTTCTCGGTCCTTCCAGCCCCACTCACTTTGCTCATACCTGGGGAGTTGGGGCAATCAGGACAGGGGCCTTGGATGAAAGCCACTGGGGTACAGGGCTGCCCTTGGTAGGGCCATGCTTACATTGTCTGCATATTGGTTTTAGTCAGGTCGAAGGCCCAGTCCACAGTGGCTGGCTCCAATCCAGACACTCGCTTACATTCAATGGAGACATTCAACctgaggaggggacagggaggcgTCAGGCTTGGGGCTCTCACCAGGACATTGCTACTCCTCCCTGAACATGTCAGGGACGCATGCTAGTCTCAGGTACCCTAAGGAAAAGCCAAGCTTTCCAGGCCTAGGATTAACTGTCATCACATGGCCACCATCCTACTacctggtctttttgttttttctttttttgtttttttttcccaaagcagAATTTCTCTGTCTAGacccccaggctggccttgaattcacagagatctgcctgcctctacctcccctagtgttgggattacaagcatgcgtcCAGCTACCTGGGCTGTTTTGATCAGACTCATTCTGTCAACTGTTCGTTCTTGGCCACCTTCCTGCTCTCTCACAGCTGCTGGTCCCTGGGTTTCTAATAGCATACCTAATACTGTATTACCAAAGGCACCTGTCCTGCTCCTGGGCTCGTAAGAGCACCAGGCCTCTCATCTACCTTCATTGTACAAGCACCTGGGTGGCCTGGACCTGTCCACAAGACTGAAAGTCAGTACCCCTCCGTAGCCTGGTCCCATGTGCCTCTTCTCCCTCACGACACCCACAGTGTTCCACCTGGCTACACAGGTGGAACAGAGTCCAAACCATTACTCTATGCATAGACCCCCCCTTTCCAAGGAAATTGAGAGGAACTAGTTGGAAAGACTCaagctttaaacaaaacaaacaaattggggAAGGGGGCTGGAGTAATGactggctcagcaattaagaagaTCACTTGGTACTCTTCCAGGGACCTGAGTTAGgaccccagtacccacatcaggccACTCATGGTGGCCTATAATTGGAGCTCTAGAGATGACACCCATGGACACACAtgctgcactcatgtgcacacacccacatacaatttaaaatgaaacaaatatttatttggttttgttttggttttctgagatagggtgtctctgtgtagccttggctgtcctggactcactctgtagaccaggctgggctcaaactcacagcgatccgcctggctatggctctgcctcccagtgctgggatcaaaggcgtgcaccaccacatgaagcaaacatatatttttaaaaattatttcacattgagtgtggtggggcacacctttaatcccagcattcaggagacagaggcagacagatatctgtAGTTCGAAGTCAGCTTGGTCTGTAAAATCATAGCAAGCTAGTTCCAAGCCAACCAAGATTATATAGTCTATACaacgagaccctgtcttgaaaaccagaaagtgtgtgtgtgtgtgtgtgtgtgtgtgtgtgtatgagtgaagacccatatagaggtcagaggacaattccaagaaacaggttttcttcttctaccatgggATATCTGgtgctcaaactcaggtcatcagggttatGTGGCAAGCACTTAGCTTCGGAACCACCCCATCAGactttttgctttcttgtttgggAACAGgatctatgtggccctggctgtccttgaagtcactatgtagaccaggctggcttcgaacccaAGAGATCCCACTGCCTTTGTCCCCtgaatattgggattaaaggcatgcaccataagctgggtgcatgcctttgatcccagcactcagagaagcagaggcagacggattgatgtgagttcaaggccagcctggtatacaaaccaagtctaggacagccagagctacacagaaaaactgtgtgtgtgtgtgtgtgtgtgtgtgtgtgtgtgtgtgtgtgtgtgtgtgtgttggggcattAATCTGCCCCTTTCCCTGACTatcctgtttttgcttttgtttaaacGCAGTATTACTATGTACCTCAGACTAACTCTAAAACTCACGAGAGCCTTCTGCTTCAGGCTCCCAAGCACTAAGATGACAGACACACCTGTCTAAAATTAAGCCTCAAAGAATTCCCACAGCGCTGGatatggcggcacacgcctttaatcccagcactcgggaggcagaggcaggcggatcactttgagtttgaggccagcctggtctacaaagtgagtcttggacagccaggctacacagagaaactctgtctcgaaaagccaaaaacaaaaccaaaaaccaaaaccaaaactaaacgaACTCCCACAGCAAAATCTTTCAGAAGTCTGTGACACAATCTTCACAATAGAAGTCCCCACTGGAATCCACTGTCATCTCTACTGTCTGGCAAGACCTTAACCTCCTGCCCTGGAAGAGCCTTTCTTCACAAGTGCCAACCATGTAAGAGCCACACAAACTCAGCACTGTACCTGTTTGCTAGAGAAGACCCAGAAGCCAGCTTACATtaatctgcatttttaaaaaaacatttattaggccgggcgtggtggcgcacgcctttaatcccagcactcgggaggcagaggcaggcggattgctgtgagttcgaggccagcctggtctacaaagtgagtccaggatggccaaggctacacagagagaccctgtctcgaaaaaccaaaaaaaaaataaaaaaaaaaataaaaaataaaaataaaaaaacatttatttattatgtatacaatgctttgcctgcatgtacatctgcaggccagaggagggcatcagatcacattatagatggttgtgagccaccatgtggttgctgggaattgaactcatgacctctggaagagcagtcagtgcccttaacctctgagccatctctccagtccccttaaTCTgcattttttatctttgttttcttggtttggttttttttcaagacagggttgctctgtgtagccctgggctctctttgtaaaccaggctggcctcgaactcaacagcaatccgcctgcctctgcctcccgagtgctgggattaaaggcgtgtgccactgcctggcttatctTTGGTTTTATAAGAGAGGGGCTCCACATAGcttgggctggcctggaatcagTGTGCAACCCTCAGACTCATTGAAACtcctctgcttcagcttctcAAGCGCTGTCACGGCATGCTGAAGGAGGGTCACAGCTACCAGAACTATATGAACTGCAAAGCAGTCCAGAGTTTTGAAAGTCAACAGAAACACAGCacataaaaacactaagaaagggctggagagatggctcagaggttaggagcactacctgctcttccaaaggtcctgagttcaattcccagcaaccacgtggtggctcacaaccatctataacgtgatctgatgtcGTCTTCTCgtgtgcaggtgttcatgcagagCGAGCAccgtataataaataaatcttaaaaaaaaaaaaaaaaaaaaaaaaactaagaaaaaaccctgtctcaagccaggtgtggtggcgcacgcctataatcccagcactccagaggtggaggcagaggcaggcagatcgctgtgagttcgaggccagcctggtctacaaagcgagtccaggacagccaagactacaaagagaaaccctatctcgaaaaaccaaccaaacaaacaaacaaaacactaagaaaaaccAAGGGCTGAGATCTCTAAACCACGCCTCGACCACCCAGAAACTGAGTGACACAGTTGCTACAGAACCTGTCATGTCAGATCCCAGATGGGAAGATGTAAAGTGAGTGAACTGCCTCCATGATTGCCACATAGCTAAGAAAAGCCATAGGCCTAAGAATTTACACAGCTGCCCCTCTACACACTGTTTATTTTCTACCTGGGTATTTGCCTTCAGCTCCTCCGCACACCTCCTAAGTTTCTAGCAACATCCTACGTGACAGGTAAAAAAACCCCAAGGTTTGAGGAGTGTGAGAGGCTTATTCCAGGGACCATAATGAAAGGCCAGCCACTCTTCACCTCGGCCTCCCTGAGCCAACGCAGCACAGCACCaagacagcactcaggagggcagaggggaagggCCTGCAACCCAGACCCAAATGCCAGCTGGGCCAGCAGTCACAAAAGCCATTGTTACTGTCAGCAGGCTCCATGGACCAGAACTTTGGACATAACCCTCCTAACTCTGAGGAAAGGA is a window of Acomys russatus chromosome 5, mAcoRus1.1, whole genome shotgun sequence DNA encoding:
- the Naa40 gene encoding N-alpha-acetyltransferase 40, translating into MRGARPAAPLSLGHRRCRLPTGKCEKGEPRVVAAAATTMGRKSSKAKEKKQRRLEERAAMDAVCAKVDAANRLGDPLEAFPVFKKYDRNGLNVSIECKRVSGLEPATVDWAFDLTKTNMQTMYEQSEWGWKDREKREEMTDDRAWYLIAWENSSIPVAFSHFRFDVECGDEVLYCYEVQLESKVRRKGLGKFLIQILQLMANSTQMKKVMLTVFKHNHGAYQFFREALQFEIDDSSPSMSGCCGEDCSYEILSRRTKFGDSQHSHTGGHCGGCCH